In Euphorbia lathyris chromosome 10, ddEupLath1.1, whole genome shotgun sequence, a single genomic region encodes these proteins:
- the LOC136209629 gene encoding uncharacterized protein, producing the protein MDSSMLKQAAARAAGLGLCSNLLFSTPNYIYGFPNVKHVKHLNLSTQQRLRNCASAARRRIVTYDEDEDEDEYGHNEEIAMLESYSLSATDEALIVQAVVDDQQVEVVIFKGYSSSLTYKTSSDPSRSVIPGRAVIRSIDRIKAPFHPSNIHYLEKGLSWESFKSRFIQT; encoded by the coding sequence ATGGATTCATCCATGTTGAAGCAAGCAGCAGCAAGAGCAGCAGGTCTTGGACTATGCTCAAATTTATTATTCTCTACtccaaattatatatatgggTTCCCCAACGTTAAACATGTTAAGCACCTCAATTTGAGCACCCAACAAAGGCTGCGTAATTGTGCATCTGCTGCAAGAAGAAGAATAGTTAcatatgatgaagatgaagatgaagatgaataTGGACATAATGAAGAAATTGCAATGTTAGAGTCCTATTCTCTGTCTGCTACTGATGAAGCACTTATTGTACAGGCTGTTGTGGATGACCAACAAGTTGAAGTTGTAATCTTCAAGGGATATTCATCAAGTCTCACCTACAAAACATCATCAGATCCATCAAGGAGTGTAATTCCAGGTAGAGCTGTAATTAGGAGCATTGACAGAATTAAGGCTCCTTTTCATCCTTCCAATATTCACTATTTAGAGAAAGGTTTATCTTGGGAATCCTTCAAATCTCGATTCATCCAAACCTAA
- the LOC136209457 gene encoding adagio protein 3 isoform X2, giving the protein MDQKMTVTTFKPQFPLEAGLFFYPSTPTSIVVSDAFEPDFPIIYVNKVFEIFTGYRADEVLGRNCRFLQYRDPRAQRRHPLVDPVVVSEIRRCLEQGIQFQGELVNFRKDGTPVINRLRLAPMHDDDGIVTHVIGIQVFSEAKLDLNHVSYPVFKETCNQQCYESAKYSHLSGQLPLHQHQEICGILQLSDEVLAHNILSRLTPRDVASIGSVCRRIRQLTKNEHLRKMVCQNAWGRDVTGALELMTKKLGWGRLARELTTLEAVCWRKMTVGGAVEPSRCNFSACAAGNRLVLFGGEGVDMQPMDDTFVLDLDAANPKWQRVSVKSSPPGRWGHTLSCLNGSWLVVFGGCGRQGLLNDVFVLDLDAKQPTWTEISGGTPPLPRSWHSSCTIEGSKLVVSGGCTDAGVLLSDTYLLDLASEKPMWKEIQSSWSPPSRLGHSLSVYGRTKILMFGGLAKSGHLRLRSGEAYTIDLEDEVPQWRQLDCSSFTGVGSQSPVVPPPRLDHVALTMPCGRIIIFGGSFAGLHSPSQLFLLDPSEEKPSWRILNVPGQPPKFAWGHSTCVVGGTRVLVLGGHTGEEWILNELHELCLASRQESESDPGVLSII; this is encoded by the exons ATGGACCAGAAGATGACGGTGACGACCTTCAAACCTCAG TTTCCATTGGAGGCCGGCCTCTTCTTCTACCCATCCACGCCTACATCTATCGTTGTTTCTGATGCCTTTGAGCCCGATTTTCCCATTATCTATGTCAACAAGGTTTTTGAGATCTTCACTGGCTACCGCGCTGATGAAGTCCTCGGTCGAAACTG TCGGTTTCTACAGTATCGGGATCCTCGTGCTCAAAGACGACATCCATTAGTTGATCCTGTTGTTGTCTCTGAAATTAGAAGATGTCTTGAACAAGGTATTCAATTCCAAGGTGAGCTTGTAAATTTTCGGAAGGATGGGACTCCAGTGATAAACAGGTTGAGACTTGCACCAATGCATGATGATGATGGGATCGTCACACATGTAATAGGTATTCAAGTGTTTTCAGAAGCTAAACTAGATTTAAACCATGTATCATATCCAGTTTTCAAAGAGACATGCAATCAACAATGTTATGAGTCAGCTAAATATTCCCATTTGAGTGGGCAATTACCATTGCATCAGCACCAAGAAATATGTGGAATACTTCAATTATCTGATGAAGTATTGGCCCACAACATTTTATCACGATTGACACCGAGGGATGTTGCGTCTATTGGATCTGTCTGCAGACGGATCCGTCAATTGACAAAAAATGAACACTTGAGGAAAATGGTATGCCAAAATGCATGGGGTAGAGATGTCACCGGTGCATTGGAGCTGATGACTAAGAAGTTAGGATGGGGGCGTCTGGCTAGAGAACTGACAACTCTTGAAGCTGTATGCTGGAGGAAAATGACAGTTGGAGGAGCAGTTGAACCTTCAAGGTGCAATTTTAGTGCATGTGCAGCAGGGAATAGGCTGGTTCTCTTTGGAGGTGAAGGAGTTGACATGCAGCCAATGGACGATACGTTTGTTCTTGATCTTGATGCTGCTAACCCAAAGTGGCAGCGAGTGAGTGTAAAATCATCTCCACCGGGACGTTGGGGCCATACTCTCTCGTGCCTCAATGGCTCTTGGTTGGTAGTATTTGGAGGATGTGGAAGGCAAGGATTGCTTAATGATGTTTTTGTTCTGGACTTGGATGCAAAGCAGCCAACATGGACTGAAATTTCCGGTGGAACTCCTCCTCTTCCTCGATCTTGGCATAGCTCTTGCACGATAGAAGGCTCTAAACTGGTAGTCTCAGGTGGATGCACAGATGCTGGGGTACTTCTAAGTGACACTTACTTACTGGATCTCGCCAGTGAAAAGCCGATGTGGAAAGAAATCCAATCGTCTTGGTCTCCACCATCACGACTGGGCCATTCACTGTCAGTTTATGGTCGGACAAAAATACTTATGTTTGGTGGGCTTGCCAAGAGTGGTCATTTGCGATTGAGATCAGGTGAGGCCTACACCATTGATTTGGAGGATGAAGTGCCACAATGGCGACAACTAGATTGTAGTTCATTCACAGGAGTGGGAAGCCAGAGTCCTGTGGTTCCTCCTCCAAGACTTGATCATGTTGCACTAACTATGCCTTGTGGAAGGATTATAATATTTGGTGGTTCATTCGCGGGGCTGCATTCTCCTTCACAGCTTTTCTTGTTGGATCCTTCTGAGGAAAAACCATCATGGAGAATTCTCAACGTTCCTGGGCAGCCGCCTAAATTTGCCTGGGGTCATAGTACTTGTGTGGTTGGAGGGACTAGGGTCCTTGTATTAGGTGGTCACACTGGAGAGGAATGGATACTAAATGAATTGCATGAGCTGTGTTTAGCTAGCAGGCAAGAGTCAGAATCCGATCCGGGGGTTTTGTCAATTATCTAG
- the LOC136209457 gene encoding adagio protein 3 isoform X1 codes for MANHGPEDDGDDLQTSGKRLKCSNFSKKQDGLEIEQHAFQTQFPLEAGLFFYPSTPTSIVVSDAFEPDFPIIYVNKVFEIFTGYRADEVLGRNCRFLQYRDPRAQRRHPLVDPVVVSEIRRCLEQGIQFQGELVNFRKDGTPVINRLRLAPMHDDDGIVTHVIGIQVFSEAKLDLNHVSYPVFKETCNQQCYESAKYSHLSGQLPLHQHQEICGILQLSDEVLAHNILSRLTPRDVASIGSVCRRIRQLTKNEHLRKMVCQNAWGRDVTGALELMTKKLGWGRLARELTTLEAVCWRKMTVGGAVEPSRCNFSACAAGNRLVLFGGEGVDMQPMDDTFVLDLDAANPKWQRVSVKSSPPGRWGHTLSCLNGSWLVVFGGCGRQGLLNDVFVLDLDAKQPTWTEISGGTPPLPRSWHSSCTIEGSKLVVSGGCTDAGVLLSDTYLLDLASEKPMWKEIQSSWSPPSRLGHSLSVYGRTKILMFGGLAKSGHLRLRSGEAYTIDLEDEVPQWRQLDCSSFTGVGSQSPVVPPPRLDHVALTMPCGRIIIFGGSFAGLHSPSQLFLLDPSEEKPSWRILNVPGQPPKFAWGHSTCVVGGTRVLVLGGHTGEEWILNELHELCLASRQESESDPGVLSII; via the exons ATGGCCAACCATGGACCAGAAGATGACGGTGACGACCTTCAAACCTCAGGTAAAAGGCTTAAATGCTCCAATTTCTCTAAAAAACAAGATGGACTTGAAATCGAACAACATGCTTTCCAAACTCAGTTTCCATTGGAGGCCGGCCTCTTCTTCTACCCATCCACGCCTACATCTATCGTTGTTTCTGATGCCTTTGAGCCCGATTTTCCCATTATCTATGTCAACAAGGTTTTTGAGATCTTCACTGGCTACCGCGCTGATGAAGTCCTCGGTCGAAACTG TCGGTTTCTACAGTATCGGGATCCTCGTGCTCAAAGACGACATCCATTAGTTGATCCTGTTGTTGTCTCTGAAATTAGAAGATGTCTTGAACAAGGTATTCAATTCCAAGGTGAGCTTGTAAATTTTCGGAAGGATGGGACTCCAGTGATAAACAGGTTGAGACTTGCACCAATGCATGATGATGATGGGATCGTCACACATGTAATAGGTATTCAAGTGTTTTCAGAAGCTAAACTAGATTTAAACCATGTATCATATCCAGTTTTCAAAGAGACATGCAATCAACAATGTTATGAGTCAGCTAAATATTCCCATTTGAGTGGGCAATTACCATTGCATCAGCACCAAGAAATATGTGGAATACTTCAATTATCTGATGAAGTATTGGCCCACAACATTTTATCACGATTGACACCGAGGGATGTTGCGTCTATTGGATCTGTCTGCAGACGGATCCGTCAATTGACAAAAAATGAACACTTGAGGAAAATGGTATGCCAAAATGCATGGGGTAGAGATGTCACCGGTGCATTGGAGCTGATGACTAAGAAGTTAGGATGGGGGCGTCTGGCTAGAGAACTGACAACTCTTGAAGCTGTATGCTGGAGGAAAATGACAGTTGGAGGAGCAGTTGAACCTTCAAGGTGCAATTTTAGTGCATGTGCAGCAGGGAATAGGCTGGTTCTCTTTGGAGGTGAAGGAGTTGACATGCAGCCAATGGACGATACGTTTGTTCTTGATCTTGATGCTGCTAACCCAAAGTGGCAGCGAGTGAGTGTAAAATCATCTCCACCGGGACGTTGGGGCCATACTCTCTCGTGCCTCAATGGCTCTTGGTTGGTAGTATTTGGAGGATGTGGAAGGCAAGGATTGCTTAATGATGTTTTTGTTCTGGACTTGGATGCAAAGCAGCCAACATGGACTGAAATTTCCGGTGGAACTCCTCCTCTTCCTCGATCTTGGCATAGCTCTTGCACGATAGAAGGCTCTAAACTGGTAGTCTCAGGTGGATGCACAGATGCTGGGGTACTTCTAAGTGACACTTACTTACTGGATCTCGCCAGTGAAAAGCCGATGTGGAAAGAAATCCAATCGTCTTGGTCTCCACCATCACGACTGGGCCATTCACTGTCAGTTTATGGTCGGACAAAAATACTTATGTTTGGTGGGCTTGCCAAGAGTGGTCATTTGCGATTGAGATCAGGTGAGGCCTACACCATTGATTTGGAGGATGAAGTGCCACAATGGCGACAACTAGATTGTAGTTCATTCACAGGAGTGGGAAGCCAGAGTCCTGTGGTTCCTCCTCCAAGACTTGATCATGTTGCACTAACTATGCCTTGTGGAAGGATTATAATATTTGGTGGTTCATTCGCGGGGCTGCATTCTCCTTCACAGCTTTTCTTGTTGGATCCTTCTGAGGAAAAACCATCATGGAGAATTCTCAACGTTCCTGGGCAGCCGCCTAAATTTGCCTGGGGTCATAGTACTTGTGTGGTTGGAGGGACTAGGGTCCTTGTATTAGGTGGTCACACTGGAGAGGAATGGATACTAAATGAATTGCATGAGCTGTGTTTAGCTAGCAGGCAAGAGTCAGAATCCGATCCGGGGGTTTTGTCAATTATCTAG